Proteins encoded within one genomic window of Candidatus Hydrogenedentota bacterium:
- a CDS encoding PDZ domain-containing protein — translation MNRCRMAALAALVCLVALCAPARGAGHGFIEVQCEPDLKVFLDNKFVGVSGEGGLLLRRVPAGPHVVRVEKEGYQPANSDTFLLEPEQVYVFKAPKLDALLDPQADIDEESARATGSIVIQTIPVECLITLHGIGLTGSDEEIVKTEDRWTANGVRVGRYLATFSARGIEHREVVTVLANRTAHILVDIERGEMTDIGLRNARELQSEGWRERAEAERETARQENMALLRARANERERREDYQRRSLDLLIHQGEKQFEAAQYTRCLYTMLQALYLDPRNEIAQYYYREAHLRQGGEVRAIKLEGEYRQFIYGAEGEFGFELTNDGGRWALRVHSGEKDLEVVDASVHDYTLKFTRRYTLSALQIFSKEKGRLLPRIHASRDDKWAYEDYELTLDGRAAEGRRRWRHGRAKINGMPTDEWFPVTFVKKDSDQPPAGYLGVFHEDVLQVAHLEGEPDERHLRDRKGWPAQYGAVILACYKDSPAEAAGLRQGDFVYKFDGADVLNSADFQNLVATNPFATVVLGIYRDGERKQIRVKLNGA, via the coding sequence TTGAATCGATGCAGAATGGCCGCGCTGGCCGCCCTGGTCTGTCTCGTGGCGCTGTGCGCCCCGGCCCGGGGAGCCGGCCACGGCTTCATCGAAGTGCAGTGCGAGCCCGATCTGAAAGTCTTTCTCGACAACAAGTTCGTTGGCGTCTCCGGCGAAGGCGGGCTGCTGCTGCGCCGCGTGCCCGCCGGTCCCCACGTTGTCCGCGTTGAAAAAGAGGGCTACCAGCCCGCGAACAGCGACACCTTCCTCCTCGAACCCGAGCAGGTCTACGTCTTCAAGGCGCCCAAACTCGACGCGCTCCTGGATCCGCAGGCGGATATCGACGAGGAGTCAGCGCGCGCCACGGGCAGCATCGTCATTCAGACCATTCCCGTCGAATGTCTCATCACCCTGCACGGGATCGGCCTCACCGGAAGCGACGAGGAAATCGTCAAGACCGAGGACCGCTGGACCGCCAACGGCGTGCGCGTCGGGCGTTACCTCGCCACCTTCTCCGCCCGGGGCATCGAACACCGGGAAGTCGTCACCGTGCTGGCCAACCGAACCGCACACATCCTCGTGGACATCGAGCGCGGCGAGATGACCGACATCGGCCTTCGAAACGCCCGCGAGCTGCAATCCGAGGGCTGGCGCGAACGCGCCGAGGCCGAACGGGAAACCGCCCGCCAGGAAAACATGGCGTTGCTACGGGCCCGCGCCAACGAGCGGGAACGCCGCGAAGACTACCAGAGGCGCAGCCTCGACCTCCTCATACACCAGGGCGAAAAGCAGTTCGAGGCCGCCCAGTACACCCGCTGCCTCTACACCATGCTACAGGCGCTCTACCTCGACCCGAGAAACGAGATCGCCCAGTACTACTACCGGGAAGCCCACCTGCGCCAGGGCGGCGAAGTCCGCGCCATCAAGCTCGAAGGCGAATACCGCCAGTTCATCTACGGCGCCGAAGGCGAATTCGGATTCGAACTCACCAACGACGGAGGGCGATGGGCGCTTCGCGTACACTCCGGCGAAAAGGACCTCGAGGTGGTCGACGCGTCCGTGCACGACTACACCCTCAAATTCACCCGGCGCTACACGCTCTCCGCACTCCAGATCTTCTCGAAGGAGAAGGGCCGCCTGCTGCCGCGCATACACGCCAGCCGCGACGACAAATGGGCCTACGAGGACTACGAACTCACCCTGGACGGGCGCGCCGCCGAAGGCCGCCGCCGCTGGCGGCACGGCCGCGCCAAGATCAACGGCATGCCCACCGACGAGTGGTTCCCCGTGACCTTCGTCAAGAAAGACAGCGACCAGCCGCCCGCGGGCTATCTGGGCGTCTTCCACGAAGACGTGCTGCAAGTCGCGCATCTCGAGGGCGAACCCGACGAGCGGCATCTGCGCGATCGCAAGGGCTGGCCAGCGCAGTACGGCGCGGTCATCCTCGCCTGCTACAAGGATTCGCCCGCCGAAGCCGCCGGACTGCGCCAGGGAGACTTCGTCTACAAGTTCGACGGCGCCGACGTCCTGAACAGCGCCGACTTCCAAAATCTCGTCGCCACAAACCCCTTCGCCACCGTCGTCCTCGGCATCTACCGCGACGGCGAGCGCAAACAGATCCGCGTCAAGCTCAACGGTGCCTGA
- a CDS encoding cobalamin biosynthesis protein P47K: protein MSRKQIRFVMVGGFLGSGKTTALLRLAGMYAARGLRVGIITNDQAEGLVDTMAFRAAGYATEEIPEGCFCCHFDRLLEASGRLADGVEPDVILAEPVGSCTDLVNAVIRPLQQVYAGRFSVAPYAVLADPERLLESLDAAGPMGLSRKVTYLYKMQQNEADLIAINKTDGIDPDRLARVIELVERNFPGAGYLPISARTGAGFEAFAAWLDAPAERAGRRPAEVDYARYTEAETALGWLNARVRLSAARAWDGDAFLRRFAEELQGALCRAGGEIGHFKARLVAERGAEGAIHATRNATGPEVALRLDAPLARGALVVNLRAEAHPETLRAAMEGALDRLGGEFGLKIEVLQGEAFAPSPPVPPPASRLAPPNAI from the coding sequence ATGAGCCGTAAGCAGATACGTTTTGTCATGGTGGGCGGATTCCTGGGATCAGGGAAGACGACGGCGCTGCTGCGCCTGGCGGGAATGTATGCAGCGCGGGGGCTTCGTGTTGGGATCATTACGAATGACCAGGCGGAGGGCCTGGTGGACACGATGGCGTTTCGCGCGGCGGGCTATGCGACGGAGGAGATTCCGGAGGGCTGTTTCTGCTGCCATTTTGATCGCCTGCTGGAGGCGTCGGGACGCCTCGCGGATGGGGTGGAGCCGGATGTGATTCTGGCGGAGCCGGTGGGGAGCTGCACGGACCTGGTGAACGCGGTTATTCGCCCGTTGCAACAGGTGTATGCGGGACGCTTTTCCGTGGCGCCGTATGCGGTGCTGGCCGATCCGGAGCGTCTGCTGGAGTCCCTGGACGCGGCGGGGCCGATGGGGCTGTCGCGCAAGGTGACGTATTTGTACAAGATGCAGCAGAACGAGGCGGATCTGATCGCGATCAACAAGACGGATGGGATCGACCCGGATCGTCTGGCGCGGGTCATCGAACTGGTGGAGCGAAACTTTCCGGGGGCGGGCTATCTGCCGATTTCCGCGCGTACGGGGGCTGGATTTGAGGCGTTCGCGGCGTGGCTGGACGCGCCGGCGGAGCGGGCGGGGCGGCGTCCGGCCGAGGTCGATTATGCGCGCTACACGGAGGCGGAGACGGCGCTGGGCTGGCTGAACGCGCGGGTGCGGCTTTCCGCGGCGCGGGCGTGGGACGGAGACGCTTTTTTGCGGCGGTTTGCGGAGGAGTTGCAAGGGGCGCTTTGCCGCGCGGGGGGCGAGATCGGCCACTTTAAGGCGCGGCTGGTTGCGGAGCGCGGCGCGGAGGGCGCGATACACGCCACACGTAACGCGACCGGCCCGGAAGTGGCGCTTCGGCTGGACGCACCGCTTGCGCGGGGAGCGCTGGTGGTGAATCTCCGGGCGGAAGCGCACCCGGAGACGCTTCGGGCAGCGATGGAGGGCGCGCTGGACAGGCTTGGCGGTGAATTTGGGCTGAAAATCGAGGTGCTTCAGGGGGAGGCCTTTGCGCCTTCGCCGCCGGTACCCCCGCCGGCTTCGCGGCTGGCGCCGCCGAACGCGATCTGA